CTGATTCATAGAATTTCTGTTTATTTGGTTGCAGACAAGCAgtaatctaaaaattaaaatcactcCCCACAATTTAAGTTTTGACTTTAGACAAAGTATTTACCAGCTTCAATAGCATTCCTTGCAGCAACCGTGAAATCATTCACAATTTGTGGGATTTCATCTGTCCTTAGCCGCCTTGGAGGTGTGAACTGTGAAACATCAACACCGTTTGCTCGAATTTGAGGCAACAAATGCCTGTCTGTACTGGAGATTGGAGCTTGACCATTTGGCTGAAAACCTGTATAGACGTGAGAAAGGGAGAACTAATAAAGATTATATGAAAACCAGTATTACTTTTCCATGAGATCAAGAGCGTAAAAATAGAACAACACATTAAAAACTGAAATGCTAAGAACTTAGTCTTTTCAACTCGCTTGCTGGCCCTGTGTTTTGCATCACATAACTTACAGCAACTCAATTATGTAACCTCACTGCAAGCTGATTGTATACACACAAATATCTTCGACTTAACAACAAACTAAATTGTAGATCAATATTACACAAAAAAGAACATTAATCTTTTCTTTCACTCTTCCACATATTTTCAGTAACTCAAATATAAGATTTCTGTGatcaaacatgaaaaaaataaataaataaaggttgCGCACAatcctatatttatttatcacaaTTCGCAACTTAATTACAGGTTCTTTTAGTCCAGTTCACAAAAATGATAAGAAAGAAGGGGTTATGTAATACCCAACTTTCTGACTAAAGCGACTACATGACTAAGTACTGAAATAAACCCTGACTTACATGGTATACTAATTTACATACACAGATATTCACAAGGAAAGGCTTAAAAGTAAATAACTAGGCAAAAGTGACAGGGCAAGGTGTTATAGTTATAAGGAATGAAATGCTTCAGGGAGTTGAACAAAACGCACATAATGTTCAATATATATACACTGCAAAAGACAGTGAACACCAGGACGCGTAATTGTAGAGAAGGTTCTAGCAAAACTTGATTCATCCAATATGAATGTATGCAACGGAAAACATTAAAGAGTCAGCAGTAATAACCCATAATGATTCAATCGTTACAGTATAAAGAAGTCAAAGACACAGAACACACCTCTATTTGAAACCCTCCCCACATGCCAAATCTGACAAAAGAAGATCCCGCCTTCAGCATGAACAGCATCTACAATCGGTTTCCATGCTTCAACTTGCTCCTTTGTCCATATACCGGGTGTATTTGGATACCTAAACAATCAAAGAAACAATAGATCTTATCCAATTCCAACCTCAAATGCTGTTACCCTTTCAATGTAATTCATGTATAAGACAAAACTACCCTTGAGCGGTGTCGGAAACACCAGTGGCTTCAGCGATGAGAAGACCACCTTTGGTTGTTCTCTGAGAGTAATACAAGATGGCGTGAGGCTGAGGAACATTGCCGTAAGACCTCTGTCTAGTCAATGGCGCCAAAACAACTCTGGAACATACATGCAAAATCAACCACAAACTTTAACTAGACCAATAAATAAACTGCAGTCGCTCACCCAAACAAACTCATAAATTTGCTTAACAGCTCTTGAACACACCACTTCCCTTACCAATCTTGCAAACAACTAACCGAATATAACATTCATAAAAGATCAGTTCTCCAGGAGATACATCTATACATAGAGAAAAGTGGCACCTCAGCTGATGAATCAGCCTGTGCAACTGTAGAAATGGATATAATTATACCATAAACAAAAGTTTCTGTTCACATGCGGAGTAAGACTTAAAAAAaacgttttttctttttttttttttttaatgaaaacaatgaatttttacttgtaaaataatttatttaaaaaaatatttcaaggcGACCAAAAGACTTAATCATATTTTCTCAGTTTCGTGCCCTTTCTCGTCAACAACCAAACACTcctaaaatacaaattaattgaaGAGACAAAACAGGGATTTTCCAAAATCACAATTCTTCACTATAACAAACAAAACAGAAGCCTACCCATTACTCAGAACATCAAGTTACTTCcaacccataaaaaaaaaaaatcagaaatcaAGTAAAAAGGGGTCCAATCTCTAAAGGGGTCCAATCTCTGAAAATGCCTACCTGTGAGAAAGATCGAAAGGACCCATCTTGTAGGGGGTGAGAAGAGGAATTCGTGGAGTTTCTTCAGACATGTTTGAGCTTCCCGTTTTACAAAAACAAGTTCGGAATTGTTGAAATTGCGGAAAGGAGTAATGTGAAGGAGAGTATTTATAGAGTGATGGGACACGAAGAAAGGCCATGAAATATGAAGAGAAATTTGCTTAGGAAAGTCGTGGGTTTTGCAAGAATTAAGATGACATAATGAATTACGTGGATGTCAACTACTTTCCCACTGCGGCGAACTTATTTCATTACGGTAAAAGAGAACCTTTTAGTtccaaattataatatattgatatcaaaaaataaaagaaaattaaattaaatatctattttaactttttattaaataaaaatatttatttttttatttttaaataaaaatattttaaatattttttaaaataccaaaactatacTTTATTACATCTATATAAATCTTTTCATTCTTACTCTTATTGtatacatttttcatattatttaaatatttattctcatttttatttttattgaatactaattactgtaaatatttaaaagttgaataaaagttcaaaaatttGGATACATTTTTAGTTGGATAGAGATAGGTTAGattaactcaaatatttaaagattagattaaagtttaaaaattttgacatacatttaatttaaattagattagagTTAATgattgttaatataaaatttgtattaatataatatgaatatgtCTTGATGACACCAGCTATCACGCATAGTATATATACTAAagagattttcataatttattaattttgtagttGCTATATAACAAAAGCTAATTCCAATATGATACATATAGTGATAAATACGAAATTTATACAACAAAGagttgtttttataaataataatttactagtatgaGCAAATATCACCTTAAAAGAAGTGATCTACACACCTCAACGCCTTCCAACATTTCTTTGTTTAAGTACATTTCTCTAACAATTTTAAGGTGATATTTTGCTTTGATGGTCTCAATAAAATCACATTTTGCTTGCAACAAATTCCTTAATCCATAAGTCAACAAGTTGGAGCGTTTTGATGGCACATATTTCACTTGTTggaaagattaaattatctttcTTCTCACTGAATTAAGTGTCTACTATGTGTTGGACTCTACCAATAACTTTtccaacaacaaaaagaaaaattattatttctatgTAAACCAAGGCATTTTTAGAAAGTTGAAAGTTCAAAAAAAGGCCTAAAACCGAATAAAATACTGCTAATAACAAAGCCAGTATGGTTGAAAAATAGCCATATGAAATTGTGGCCATGGTTACTGAATTACACATGGCCACACCATTAAAGTTTGATGATTGGTCGTATAACTTTGGTACAACAATTCATGTATGCAATGATAGAAATCAATTTAAGAATTATGAAATTGCAACCAGAGATGAAAATGTACTAATGGGGAATCATAATATTACAAAGGTGCATGGAAAAGGAATGATTGAACATAACTTTACATTTGATAAGAAATTGATTCTCACAAATGTATTTGAAAGATTGGATGAAGAGAATAGATGTAAAACAAACATGCAtgtcaagagagaaagaattaaaGCACACATttgcaaaagaaagaaaggataaGCATTTTACCAACTCTTTTACctcttatataaatataggatGATGGAATAAGTCTCCCACTTACAAGACTTCTAAAGAAAGTCCACCACCAAGCCTTGGCCAAATATGGTAGAGTGAAAGGAGAGAGTTTGCAACTTTAGTGAGagggtttttcttttaaaaatggCCAAATATATTAGAGAGTTTTTCTTATAATGGTGGTTAgttgtagttttttaaaattctacttttAGCCCGCtaaaatgttgatttaaagatttgtcatacatatatatacctAATATATTTTAGCCACATTATTTCCATCTCAATAAcactttaacttttaagatgtcATCTTTGtatccatataacattttatatgattcttattatcCTTCGAAAGGTGCTAGCCAATCATAGATAATTAATTCTTCCTTTTGTAAGCTTGGTTGattggtgtgaccctttaggttcaccATGACATAATCGCAAGTCCCTTTTCAGACGATTTGGAAGTGTATTCGAAAACTTAATGACTATGATAAACATCTAGCGATGTGACATAGCTCATAAACCATGATAGGGAAATACTCCATTGAACTTAATATCACCAATTGTACATTTGtgtaggtaatatccttccATTGGCCAATTCAGATCGATTTCAGACTAATGAATCATCAAAgtcctaattttgattatttacaAATCCTCGATTTAAATGTTTGAAACACATCATTATGAACATCCATCATACGACTTACATTATACTTCAGTCAGAGATTTTGATTTCCAATGTTTATCCGTGTTTGCTCTGAAACTCAGATTTAGGTCGAATAAGTGGATATTTAGAATCCAATACTATTTGAGTCAACATATCCCAtgttgatcatcattcatctccatatacaaataacacataatcaatATGGTTTCTCATACAAAATATGGTTAACCCCATATTTATACGCCATACGAACCACGCGTATCTAATTCGGGTCCAACCATGATGTCctaggtcaaaggattacttcataTATTAGTATGatcatatgataagtcattgactaagATTTAATAACCATAcgacttatcgttattggtcatgttcaaaaaatgattctctaattgttaatccatactaatacctTAATGATATGACCATTATCATCACccacactaatgtcatctcatggcattcaatgaaaatatttagaatGTCTACTGtgtgatataattgtccaaGTTATATCATGTTTGTAAgaaacaatttgatgattcagtttgtattaagtgagtcatccaaACAActcatatacatattttatgttatcacaaataaaggaaacagtttatgcatatgaacaaaaaaactacttctttattaatagattatttagaagattatatacaaaatgaaatgCCTTGAAACTAATAACACGAATGGGTTTTAGGGCATATAGTAACAAAACTCCCACTTACACTAGAGTTATTCATTGTTGTATCGCATACCCATCTTCTCAAAATGATGGTTCAACTTTTTAGTGTCATTGCCTTATTTAGTGAGTCAACAACGTTCTCTACTAATGGCGTTTTCTAAACTATGATCTCTCTAATTCCaacaaattctcttaaaatatgatattttcattgAATATGTTTGGACTTCTGTTATGCCCTTCATTCCTTTGCTTGTGTAATAACATCAGTATTGTCACAGAACATGGTTATCATATACGTCATGTTTGGAACCATAACAAGTTCATATACAAACTCATGcatccatacaacctcttttgtaGTTTCTAAAGCAACAATATATTCAGCTTCTTTAGTGGAGTCAGTTgtggttgattgtttgaaaATCTTCCAACTAACTACATccctattacaaataaaaatgaaccctAACGTAactttctattatcaatgtCTGACTAGAAATCAGAGTTTGAGTATCCCTAAATGTTTAACTTTGAACACCCATAACTCAGAATAAGATTCTTAGTCCTTCTTAAGTAGGATTGATTTCATAGTTGACCAATGTTTCTCCTCTAGATTGGTCTAATATCTGCTTATAACACTCACAACAAATATTATATCAGGCCTTGTATATAACATTGCATACATGAGTCCACCTATAGCTAAAACATAAGGCATATTACACATCTATTATCACTCTTCATTAGTTTTTGGAcctatatctttagaaagatgaagaccGTGATTGAAGGGCAAAAGTCCTCTTTTCGAGTTTTTCATATTGaaccttttcaataatttttctatgtacaatttctatgataatctaattatcctTTCTGTTCGATTTCTGTAGATATGAATTCCAATGACGTATGTAACAtctcctaaatctttcattgaAGAGGTTCTAGATAACTAGATCTTGTCTTCATTCATTATGTCGATGTCATTACCCATTAGTAATATGTCATCTATATACAATATGAGATGATGCTTAACTTATATGCTAGATTCTTTTTGAAACGATAcgatttgattgttttatcaaatcatatgCTCCAACTTATggaagcttgtttcaatccataaatggatTGATGCAACCTATATACCTTGTCTTTCAGATGCAGATACAAAATCTACAAGTTGTTTCgtatatatgttttcctcaatgaatcCATTAAGGAACATTGTCTTAAcattcatttacaaaatttcataatcatagtaTGTTACGATAGCTAGCATTATTcggatggatttaatcatagccaCAGGTGAAAAGGTTTCCTGATAATCTAACCTTTGCTTCTAAGTATAACATTTTGTTGCAAGTTATGCCTTATAGGTCTCAACTTGTTTATCCTTGCCAATCTTTCTCTCAACCAATAGAAACGATTCTTTTCAGTGGATTAACAAGTATCTAGACTTGATTAACATGTATGGATTCTATTTCAAAATTGATTACTTTTAACCATCTACTTGAATCAATATCCAATATTACTTCCTCATAGGTTTTAAGAttatcattatgatttatttctctCACTTAgtaagattcaaaatcttgcTCATAAAGAAATTTGTATCTATCTAAAGGTTTGGATATGCTAGAAGATCTTCGAACTGGAATTGGTACATTAAATGTAAAGGTTTACTAGAAGGACTCTGCTGGCTTAGCCTATTCGATCTGAAGctctttgaaattttctttgagcTTTATTGTTCTTCTCACACCTCTTTTTTGTAAGAACTCCTTCTCTAAGAAATGTAATTTCTATTGATCAAAATTCTTTGATTAGTTGGAAGTAAAAAGTAATGTTCTAAACAATCTTTAAGATATCCTATAAATTGAGCCTTTTTAGACTTGACATCCAACTTatcagttttaattaatttaacataagcTGGATATCtccaaattttaagataattgacACTAGGAGACTTAGCATACCACATCTCATATGGTGTTTTTTGAACTGATTTGAACGGTGATCTACTTAGAATATGTGCAACAATAAGTATTACATATCACCATAATGATGTCGGTAGGTCCATAAAACTTACCATAGACCGTACCATATCTAATCGAGTGCAATTCCTCTTTTTTGATACACTATTATGTTGTAGTGTGTATAGAGAAGTCATCTGGGATATGATTCCATTTTCCTTTAGGTAGTCTCGAAATTCTATACTTAAATATTCACCTTCATGATCTGGTCGTAAGGCCTTAATATTCTTTCCAGATTGTTTCTTTACCTTATTCTTCAATTCCTTGAACTTTTCAAATGATTTAGCTTTGcatttcattaaatatacataCTCATACCTTGAATAATCGTTTGTAAAGATgatgaaatattgaaaaccaCTTCTTGCTATTTCATCAAATGGCCCCGCATATATCAAAATGTATTAGTTTCAATAGTTCTTTAGATCTTTCCTTTTTACTTTTAAAGGgtgatttgatcaatttttcttgaaaataggATTCACAAGTTCGATAGAGTTTAGAActcaatgaattcaaaattccatTTGTTTTAAGTCTCATTATCCAGTTGTCTTCTATGTAACCCAAACGATGATGTT
This is a stretch of genomic DNA from Mangifera indica cultivar Alphonso chromosome 11, CATAS_Mindica_2.1, whole genome shotgun sequence. It encodes these proteins:
- the LOC123229569 gene encoding putative 12-oxophytodienoate reductase 11 produces the protein MAFLRVPSLYKYSPSHYSFPQFQQFRTCFCKTGSSNMSEETPRIPLLTPYKMGPFDLSHRVVLAPLTRQRSYGNVPQPHAILYYSQRTTKGGLLIAEATGVSDTAQGYPNTPGIWTKEQVEAWKPIVDAVHAEGGIFFCQIWHVGRVSNRGFQPNGQAPISSTDRHLLPQIRANGVDVSQFTPPRRLRTDEIPQIVNDFTVAARNAIEAGFDGVEIHGAHGYLIDQFLKDQVNDRTDQYGGSLENRCRFALEIVEAVANEIGPERVGIRLSPFAGYAQAGDSNPEALGLYMAESLNKYNILYCHMVEPRMKTVGEKHESHHSLLPMRKAFNGTFLVAGGYEREDGIKAIAEGRADLVVYGRWFLSNPDLPKRFELNTPLNPYNRDTFYIDNPVIGYTDYPFLETTP